One window of Phycisphaeraceae bacterium genomic DNA carries:
- a CDS encoding radical SAM protein has product MTNSKPVVYTPPPEHPHLAATDAGLLAAVAQGHARLTPDQGLDLLRAAPLHTLGRWADARARTLHGDTFRTYIIDRNINYTNVCTAKCTFCAFRRDADDHDAYTLPTETIHQKIAELSDIGGTQILMQGGMNPDLPLDYYLNLLHSIKSRFPHIHIHAFSPPEFVEFVHFFNPPGSTFEAKVRWMMTKLKEAGLDSLPGGGGEIFATPVRRKIGLGKCDAESWLTCMYVAHSLGMFTSATMMFGHIEGHADRIHHMKLVREWQDRAILEFGAGVEDPATGRVTPGGHYKAFISWPFQRENTPLGRVKDWGSNPGELDAEFPGDIVARAFNWGRAADGKGGDEVDYRDLGPGAAEFGRRVRMAGATEYLRTQAASRLMLDNIYSIGSSWVTMGPHVGQVGLMYGASDMGSVMMEENVVSSAGTTYCLNEAVLCRLIRDAGFTPAQRNNTYDILRAHTGADSPDLQVTDWSKHRAKKLHIEAPKQPKGAQVTVSVER; this is encoded by the coding sequence ATGACCAACTCAAAGCCCGTCGTCTACACCCCGCCCCCCGAGCACCCTCACCTCGCCGCCACCGACGCCGGCCTGCTCGCTGCCGTCGCGCAGGGCCACGCCCGCCTCACCCCCGACCAGGGCCTGGACCTCCTGCGCGCCGCACCCCTCCACACGCTCGGCCGCTGGGCCGACGCCCGCGCCCGCACCCTCCACGGCGACACCTTCCGCACCTACATCATCGATCGCAACATCAACTACACCAACGTCTGCACCGCCAAGTGCACCTTCTGCGCCTTCCGCCGCGATGCCGACGACCACGACGCCTACACGCTCCCCACCGAAACCATCCACCAGAAAATCGCCGAGCTCTCCGACATCGGCGGCACGCAGATCCTCATGCAAGGCGGCATGAACCCCGACCTCCCCCTCGACTACTACCTCAACCTCCTCCACTCCATCAAGTCCCGCTTCCCACACATCCACATCCACGCCTTCAGCCCCCCCGAGTTCGTCGAGTTCGTCCACTTCTTCAATCCCCCCGGCTCAACCTTCGAGGCCAAAGTCCGCTGGATGATGACCAAGCTCAAGGAAGCAGGCCTCGACTCGCTGCCGGGTGGTGGGGGAGAGATCTTCGCCACGCCCGTCCGCCGCAAGATCGGCCTGGGCAAGTGCGACGCAGAGTCCTGGCTCACCTGCATGTACGTCGCCCACTCCCTCGGCATGTTCACGAGCGCAACCATGATGTTCGGCCACATCGAGGGACACGCCGACCGCATCCACCACATGAAGCTCGTCCGCGAGTGGCAGGACCGCGCCATCCTCGAGTTCGGCGCGGGCGTTGAGGATCCCGCCACAGGCCGCGTCACCCCCGGCGGCCACTACAAGGCCTTCATCTCCTGGCCCTTCCAGCGCGAGAACACACCCCTGGGCCGGGTGAAAGACTGGGGTTCCAATCCCGGCGAACTCGATGCCGAGTTCCCCGGTGACATTGTCGCGCGTGCGTTCAACTGGGGCCGGGCCGCAGATGGAAAGGGTGGGGATGAAGTCGACTACCGCGACCTCGGCCCCGGCGCTGCCGAGTTCGGCCGGCGTGTCCGCATGGCCGGCGCGACCGAGTACCTCCGCACGCAGGCCGCCAGCCGCCTGATGCTCGACAACATCTACTCGATCGGCTCCTCGTGGGTGACCATGGGCCCGCACGTCGGACAGGTCGGCCTGATGTACGGCGCGAGCGACATGGGCTCGGTGATGATGGAAGAGAACGTGGTCTCATCCGCGGGCACGACGTACTGCCTGAACGAGGCCGTCCTCTGCCGCCTGATCCGCGACGCGGGCTTCACCCCCGCCCAGCGGAACAACACCTACGACATCCTCCGCGCCCACACCGGCGCGGACAGCCCCGACCTCCAGGTCACCGACTGGTCCAAACACCGCGCCAAGAAACTCCACATCGAAGCGCCGAAGCAGCCGAAGGGTGCGCAGGTGACGGTGAGTGTGGAGAGGTAA
- a CDS encoding MBL fold metallo-hydrolase, translating into MRDGTNRQGEMTGVDRRAFIASACAMGLWLAAGSNVASAHVEQPPRTRPGRDSTDPAPSEPTPVPPGYFAWAALSDRVLFAPGDGGNALLLLAPRGGACALVDAKMPYVATTLRREAEQRGGKIETVINTHHHLDHIGGNLAFSADTRIVAHANAKPRVAPQLERLRQFLKSGVRTVSNSDGINKEQALKDAEALAAAADTIAADRWAPTQTFSGRISSANLGAMPIDLHQVGAAHTDNDVIVHAPQLDIVHMGDLLFHNLYPFIDRDSGANVRDWIKTLKYAKRLCKPKTIVVPGHGEVTDVKGIDGMIEFFEKSMDFVQKQIRQKKPREEVVAMTVPGQEERGFGHLREMAMGAMYDELMG; encoded by the coding sequence ATGCGCGACGGAACCAATCGTCAGGGTGAGATGACCGGCGTGGATCGACGGGCGTTCATCGCATCGGCGTGCGCCATGGGTCTGTGGCTGGCAGCCGGGAGCAACGTCGCGAGTGCCCATGTCGAGCAGCCCCCCCGGACGCGCCCGGGCCGCGATTCGACCGATCCCGCACCGAGCGAGCCGACACCCGTTCCGCCGGGGTACTTCGCCTGGGCCGCGCTCTCGGATCGCGTCCTCTTCGCGCCCGGCGATGGCGGCAACGCGCTGCTCCTGCTCGCGCCCCGGGGCGGCGCGTGCGCGCTCGTCGATGCCAAGATGCCGTACGTCGCCACGACCCTCAGGCGAGAGGCCGAGCAACGCGGCGGCAAGATCGAGACCGTGATCAACACCCACCACCACCTCGATCACATCGGCGGGAACCTGGCGTTCTCCGCCGACACCCGGATCGTCGCGCACGCGAACGCAAAGCCGCGGGTCGCGCCGCAACTGGAACGGCTCCGCCAGTTTCTCAAGAGCGGCGTCCGAACCGTCAGCAACAGCGATGGCATCAACAAGGAGCAGGCGTTGAAGGACGCCGAGGCCCTCGCCGCCGCGGCGGACACGATCGCCGCGGACCGATGGGCTCCGACACAGACGTTCAGCGGGCGGATCAGTTCTGCGAATCTCGGCGCGATGCCGATCGATCTTCACCAGGTCGGGGCCGCGCACACGGATAACGACGTGATCGTCCACGCGCCGCAGCTCGACATCGTCCACATGGGCGATCTGCTCTTTCACAATCTCTATCCGTTCATCGATCGCGACTCCGGCGCGAACGTGCGCGACTGGATCAAGACGTTGAAGTACGCCAAGCGTCTCTGCAAACCGAAGACGATCGTGGTTCCCGGTCACGGCGAGGTGACCGACGTGAAGGGGATCGACGGGATGATCGAGTTCTTCGAGAAATCGATGGACTTTGTGCAGAAGCAGATCCGCCAGAAGAAGCCGCGGGAAGAGGTGGTGGCGATGACCGTTCCGGGCCAGGAGGAACGCGGCTTCGGGCACCTCCGCGAGATGGCGATGGGTGCGATGTACGACGAATTGATGGGGTGA
- a CDS encoding transposase: MDNASWRVLAASVRKLDRSPRGGRFTFTDADIVLTFLWAVLHRRPTSWACRRDAWPLWRRGRLPSPSRMSRRLRTTSVQALLAAAEAENLVSASGALVLALDGKALRVASHSGDRTATFGAWGLRGYKLHAICDLAGSIVSWRLTPMHCHEAVMAKRMMRDMELNGYVLADSNYDSVKLYELCACKGGQLVVPRKDCRVGRGVRRSGTHPDRRRAIDMLEQSMTGFGRGLLSLRRVIERVFARLEMTHHVGLIPPHVRGIERVRRWIQAIIILDRHTQAMKR; this comes from the coding sequence ATGGACAACGCGAGTTGGAGGGTGTTGGCGGCGAGCGTGCGGAAGCTGGATCGGAGCCCGCGTGGCGGTCGCTTCACCTTCACCGATGCGGACATCGTGCTGACCTTTCTCTGGGCCGTCTTGCACCGACGACCCACCTCCTGGGCGTGCCGACGCGATGCATGGCCGTTGTGGCGGCGTGGTCGATTGCCCTCGCCAAGCAGGATGAGCCGGCGGCTGAGAACCACCAGCGTCCAGGCGTTACTTGCCGCGGCGGAGGCGGAGAATCTGGTCTCTGCATCGGGAGCGTTGGTGCTGGCTCTTGACGGCAAGGCCCTGCGCGTCGCCTCGCACTCCGGAGACCGGACCGCGACCTTCGGCGCATGGGGACTGCGCGGCTACAAGCTCCATGCGATCTGCGATCTCGCGGGCTCGATCGTCTCCTGGCGTCTCACGCCCATGCACTGCCATGAAGCAGTGATGGCCAAGCGGATGATGCGAGACATGGAGTTGAACGGGTATGTGCTGGCCGACTCGAACTACGACAGCGTGAAGCTCTATGAACTCTGCGCGTGCAAGGGCGGACAACTGGTGGTTCCGCGGAAGGACTGCCGCGTGGGTCGCGGCGTGCGGCGGTCCGGAACGCATCCGGACCGCCGTCGAGCCATCGACATGCTGGAGCAGAGCATGACGGGCTTCGGCAGGGGCCTGCTGTCACTCCGGCGCGTGATCGAGCGTGTGTTTGCACGCCTGGAAATGACCCACCATGTGGGGCTTATCCCGCCGCACGTGCGCGGCATCGAGCGGGTCCGTCGATGGATCCAAGCCATCATCATCCTTGATCGACACACACAGGCAATGAAGCGATGA
- a CDS encoding tyrosine recombinase, whose product MPPARTTPPPPRKKRPAPHDDLPRALAAEIDLFFTYIRVECGFRPNTVAAYGHDILTLARDLVSRGVGSWSSVNGRMLSEHLASLHAIHNMEPSSVARHLATLRVFFRFLHARSVIAEDPTSLLERPTRWKKLPNVLSPKQMRALVEAPSPPAPKPDTEQTPRALRTLPELWMRDRAMLELMYACGLRASETADLLLTDWVPTLGIIRVRGKGEKERIVPVGEHAIIATEHYLEHCRPRLAKPGAKDKGRLLLSVRGLPLERVAIWQLVRKHANAAGLREVHPHMLRHSFATHLLMGGADLRVVQELLGHADIATTQIYTHVDKTRLRSVHQKYHPRG is encoded by the coding sequence ATGCCACCGGCTCGAACCACCCCGCCGCCCCCACGCAAGAAGCGCCCCGCGCCACACGACGACCTGCCCCGCGCCCTCGCCGCGGAGATCGATCTCTTCTTCACCTACATAAGAGTCGAGTGCGGCTTCAGGCCCAACACGGTCGCCGCATACGGACACGACATCCTGACGCTCGCCCGCGACCTCGTCTCCCGAGGCGTGGGCTCATGGAGCTCCGTCAACGGGCGCATGCTCTCCGAGCACCTCGCCTCGCTCCACGCCATCCACAACATGGAGCCCTCCAGCGTCGCCCGCCACCTCGCCACGCTCCGCGTCTTCTTCCGCTTCCTTCACGCCCGCTCCGTCATCGCAGAGGATCCCACCTCGCTCCTCGAACGGCCCACGCGCTGGAAGAAGCTCCCGAACGTCCTCTCGCCGAAGCAGATGCGGGCCCTCGTCGAGGCGCCGAGCCCCCCTGCCCCCAAGCCCGATACCGAGCAGACGCCCCGCGCCCTCCGCACATTGCCGGAACTCTGGATGCGCGACCGGGCCATGCTCGAGCTGATGTACGCCTGCGGCCTGCGGGCCAGCGAGACCGCAGACCTTCTCCTCACCGACTGGGTGCCGACGCTCGGCATCATCCGCGTGCGCGGCAAGGGCGAGAAAGAACGGATCGTCCCCGTCGGCGAGCACGCCATCATCGCGACCGAACACTACCTCGAACACTGCCGCCCGCGCCTCGCCAAGCCGGGCGCGAAGGACAAGGGCCGGCTGCTGCTCTCGGTCAGGGGCCTGCCGCTGGAGCGGGTTGCGATCTGGCAGCTCGTCCGCAAGCACGCCAACGCCGCGGGGCTGCGCGAGGTCCACCCGCACATGCTCCGCCACTCCTTCGCGACGCACCTGCTGATGGGGGGCGCGGACCTGCGTGTCGTGCAGGAGCTGCTCGGGCACGCCGACATCGCCACGACCCAGATCTACACGCACGTGGACAAGACACGCCTGCGGAGCGTCCACCAGAAGTACCACCCGAGGGGATGA
- a CDS encoding class I SAM-dependent methyltransferase, with the protein MALYNTIGHAYARHRRPDPRIAQAINAALGNATSVVNVGAGTGSYEPPSKHQDRTVLAVEPSDVMIRQRPAPPLAAPCVQGSADSLPLEDNSFDAAMAILTIHHWPDPAQGLRQMARVARHRVVILTWIPDAPDASPFWLTRDYFPEILAHDRTIFPTTAALTTLLERTIGPPHITPVPIPHDCIDGFLCAYWRRPECYLDPEKRACISSFARIDPEPGLAALRADLSPDHSTGRWADRNRHLLTLDALDLGYRLIRCERRPRAR; encoded by the coding sequence ATGGCCCTCTACAACACCATCGGCCACGCCTACGCCCGCCACCGTCGCCCCGACCCGCGCATCGCCCAGGCGATCAACGCCGCGCTCGGCAATGCCACGAGCGTCGTAAACGTCGGCGCGGGCACGGGCTCGTACGAACCTCCGAGCAAACATCAGGACAGAACCGTCCTCGCCGTCGAACCCTCCGACGTCATGATCCGCCAGCGACCCGCGCCCCCGCTCGCCGCCCCCTGCGTGCAGGGTTCCGCCGACTCACTCCCCCTCGAAGACAACTCCTTCGACGCCGCCATGGCGATCCTCACCATCCACCACTGGCCCGACCCCGCACAGGGCCTGCGCCAGATGGCCCGCGTCGCGCGCCATCGCGTCGTCATCCTCACCTGGATCCCCGACGCGCCGGACGCCTCACCCTTCTGGCTCACCCGCGACTACTTCCCCGAGATCCTCGCCCACGACCGCACCATCTTCCCCACCACCGCCGCGCTCACCACACTCCTCGAACGCACCATCGGCCCCCCGCACATCACGCCCGTCCCCATCCCTCACGACTGCATCGACGGCTTCCTCTGCGCCTACTGGCGCAGGCCCGAGTGCTACCTTGATCCCGAGAAGCGTGCCTGCATCTCCAGCTTCGCACGCATCGACCCGGAGCCCGGCCTCGCCGCGCTCCGCGCCGACCTCTCCCCCGATCACTCAACGGGTCGCTGGGCCGACCGCAACCGCCACCTCCTGACCCTCGATGCCCTCGACCTGGGCTACCGCCTCATCCGCTGCGAACGACGCCCACGCGCACGCTGA
- the efp gene encoding elongation factor P, whose product MKVSEMRPGIGFNMDGKLCVVVGIEHRTPGNLRAFVQLTYREVLSGKQLDKRMQPTEDLQVVELDRRPMEFLFTDNTGSTFMDLENYDQHVLNKALVGDAIYYLRPNTEVVVLCNDGNPIRVELPASVELTITDTPPGIKNATATNQLKEATCETGLKTRVPPFIETGEKIKVSTADGSYLSRA is encoded by the coding sequence ATGAAGGTCAGCGAGATGCGCCCGGGTATCGGTTTCAACATGGATGGCAAGCTCTGCGTGGTGGTCGGGATCGAGCATCGGACGCCGGGCAACCTTCGCGCGTTCGTTCAGTTGACATACCGCGAGGTTCTCTCGGGCAAGCAGCTCGACAAGCGGATGCAGCCCACCGAGGACCTGCAGGTCGTTGAGCTCGACCGGCGTCCGATGGAGTTCCTCTTCACGGATAACACCGGCTCTACCTTCATGGATCTCGAGAACTACGACCAGCACGTCCTCAACAAGGCACTGGTCGGCGATGCGATCTACTACCTCCGACCCAATACCGAGGTGGTCGTCCTCTGCAACGACGGGAACCCGATCCGCGTCGAGCTTCCCGCCTCGGTCGAACTCACGATCACCGATACGCCCCCGGGCATCAAGAACGCGACCGCGACCAACCAACTGAAGGAAGCGACCTGCGAGACCGGGCTCAAGACCCGCGTCCCGCCCTTCATCGAGACCGGCGAGAAGATCAAGGTCTCGACTGCCGACGGCTCGTACCTCTCTCGCGCGTGA
- a CDS encoding nuclear transport factor 2 family protein has product MSTPNDADLLLALVAERTRALIQMDIPALAAILHERYRYVDSLGRDLSRDAYLHSRAQGEVRIESQLIESQAIDHLAAGVAMVTLRTSEQFSYRGERFEARYQVVHICVRGERGWLFLFGQSTAIGSESVGAR; this is encoded by the coding sequence ATGTCCACGCCCAACGATGCGGACCTTCTTCTCGCTCTGGTTGCGGAGCGGACTCGTGCGTTGATCCAGATGGACATCCCCGCATTGGCCGCGATCCTGCACGAGCGGTACCGCTATGTCGATTCGTTGGGGCGCGACTTGTCCCGGGATGCGTATCTCCACAGCCGAGCCCAAGGCGAGGTTCGCATTGAATCCCAACTGATCGAATCCCAGGCAATCGACCATCTCGCCGCAGGCGTGGCCATGGTCACGTTGCGGACATCCGAGCAGTTCAGTTACCGGGGAGAGCGGTTCGAGGCGCGCTACCAGGTCGTTCACATCTGCGTCCGCGGCGAACGCGGCTGGCTCTTCCTTTTCGGACAGAGCACCGCGATCGGGAGCGAATCAGTCGGCGCGCGATAG
- a CDS encoding shikimate kinase, with protein sequence MAAELTIILIGLRGSGKSTLGRALALENARAFVDLDELTPRILSRASVAEAWEKDGEEAFRKGETLALAKALATPGAVLALGGGTPTAPGAKEMLVEQQRAARAIVVYLRASAPTLRQRLSGADNASRPSLTGSGVLDELEGILARRDPLYLALADEVVEVDGLSQSEALVMLRTAIGQ encoded by the coding sequence ATGGCGGCGGAACTCACGATCATTCTGATCGGACTGCGCGGCAGCGGCAAGAGCACCCTCGGAAGGGCCCTCGCCCTCGAAAACGCCCGCGCCTTCGTCGATCTCGACGAACTCACACCTCGAATCCTCTCACGCGCTTCCGTCGCAGAGGCATGGGAGAAAGACGGCGAAGAGGCCTTCCGCAAGGGCGAGACCCTCGCGCTCGCAAAGGCCCTCGCGACGCCCGGCGCCGTGCTCGCGCTCGGCGGCGGCACCCCGACCGCACCCGGCGCAAAGGAGATGCTCGTCGAACAGCAGCGAGCGGCACGCGCCATCGTCGTCTATCTCCGCGCATCCGCGCCGACGCTCCGCCAACGCCTCTCCGGCGCGGACAACGCCAGCCGCCCGTCTCTGACCGGCTCGGGCGTGCTCGACGAGCTCGAGGGGATCCTCGCGCGGCGCGATCCGCTCTACCTTGCCCTTGCGGATGAGGTTGTAGAGGTCGATGGACTCTCGCAGTCCGAGGCCCTTGTCATGCTGCGCACGGCCATCGGCCAGTGA